In bacterium, one genomic interval encodes:
- the groES gene encoding co-chaperone GroES, whose amino-acid sequence MSLRPLQDRIIVERLSEDEKTAGGIIIPDTAKEKPQRGKVVAVGKGKILEDGTVRPLEVKAGDVVLFGKYAGTEIKIDANERLIMREDDVLAVVE is encoded by the coding sequence ATGTCGCTTAGACCACTACAAGACCGCATTATTGTTGAGCGGCTCTCAGAAGACGAGAAAACAGCTGGAGGAATTATTATTCCTGATACAGCTAAAGAAAAACCACAAAGAGGGAAAGTTGTTGCAGTTGGCAAGGGTAAAATCCTTGAAGACGGCACAGTTCGCCCGCTTGAAGTTAAGGCCGGAGATGTCGTGCTTTTCGGAAAGTATGCAGGAACCGAAATCAAGATTGACGCCAATGAGCGTTTAATCATGCGCGAAGACGATGTTCTTGCAGTTGTAGAATAA
- the groL gene encoding chaperonin GroEL (60 kDa chaperone family; promotes refolding of misfolded polypeptides especially under stressful conditions; forms two stacked rings of heptamers to form a barrel-shaped 14mer; ends can be capped by GroES; misfolded proteins enter the barrel where they are refolded when GroES binds) codes for MGAKIVEFGLDARDQMLKGVNTLADAVSVTMGPRGRNVVIEKSFGGPTITKDGVTVAKEVEVENKFENMGAQMVREVASKTSDVAGDGTTTATVLARAIFREGAKMVAAGHDPMSIKRGIDKAVTAVVEKLKTLSKDSKTRAEIAQVGTISANNDSFIGNLIAEAMEKVGQEGVITVEEAKGLDTTLEVVEGMQFDRGYLSPYFVTDPDRMEVILQDPYILIYEKKISNMKDLLPVLEQVARSGKPLMIIAEEVEGEALATLVVNKIRGTLQVAAVKAPGFGDRRKAMLEDIATLTGGEFVSEDLGVKLDTLELKSLGRAKRIVIDKDNTTIIDGAGEKKQIEARVKTIRNQVEETTSDYDREKLQERLAKLVGGVAVINVGAATEVELKEKKARVEDALHATRAAVAEGVVPGGGVALLRASEALSTVKCDDEEKIGVQIIGRALEAPIRTIVTNAGHEASVIIEKVRQATGAMGFNAVTEQVEDLVKAGVIDPTKVVRSALQNAASVSGLMLTTEAAIVDKPKKEEDHAAHGHGHGGMGGMGGMM; via the coding sequence ATGGGTGCTAAAATTGTTGAATTCGGGCTTGATGCTCGTGATCAAATGCTCAAGGGTGTAAACACTCTTGCTGATGCGGTTTCAGTCACAATGGGACCACGTGGGCGCAACGTCGTAATTGAAAAGTCTTTTGGTGGACCAACAATTACAAAGGACGGCGTAACAGTAGCTAAAGAAGTTGAAGTAGAAAACAAATTCGAAAACATGGGTGCGCAAATGGTGCGTGAAGTTGCATCAAAGACATCTGATGTTGCCGGAGACGGAACAACTACAGCAACAGTGCTTGCCCGCGCGATTTTCCGCGAAGGTGCAAAGATGGTTGCTGCTGGTCATGACCCAATGAGCATTAAGCGTGGAATTGATAAGGCAGTTACAGCTGTCGTAGAGAAGCTTAAAACTTTATCAAAAGATTCAAAAACAAGAGCTGAGATTGCTCAAGTTGGAACAATTTCTGCGAATAACGACTCTTTCATCGGCAATTTAATTGCTGAAGCCATGGAAAAAGTTGGTCAAGAAGGCGTAATTACAGTTGAAGAAGCAAAAGGACTCGATACAACTTTAGAAGTTGTTGAAGGTATGCAATTTGACCGTGGCTACTTGTCACCTTACTTTGTAACCGACCCAGATCGCATGGAAGTAATTCTTCAAGATCCTTACATCTTGATTTATGAAAAGAAGATTTCAAACATGAAAGATCTTCTTCCAGTGCTTGAGCAAGTTGCTCGCTCAGGTAAGCCTCTGATGATTATTGCTGAAGAAGTTGAAGGCGAAGCCTTAGCAACATTAGTTGTGAATAAGATTCGTGGCACACTTCAAGTTGCAGCAGTTAAGGCTCCAGGATTTGGTGACCGTCGTAAAGCCATGCTTGAAGACATTGCAACATTGACTGGTGGTGAATTTGTCAGTGAAGACCTCGGCGTTAAACTTGATACGCTTGAATTGAAGAGTCTTGGACGCGCAAAACGAATTGTAATCGATAAGGACAATACTACAATTATCGATGGCGCTGGCGAAAAGAAGCAAATCGAAGCCCGCGTAAAGACAATCCGTAACCAAGTTGAAGAAACAACTAGTGATTACGACCGTGAAAAACTACAAGAGCGTCTAGCTAAGTTAGTTGGCGGTGTTGCTGTAATCAATGTTGGCGCTGCAACAGAAGTTGAGCTTAAAGAAAAGAAAGCTCGCGTAGAAGACGCTCTACATGCCACACGTGCTGCGGTTGCAGAAGGTGTTGTTCCTGGTGGTGGAGTTGCATTGCTCCGCGCTAGTGAAGCGCTTTCAACTGTTAAGTGCGATGACGAGGAAAAGATTGGCGTGCAAATTATTGGCCGTGCTCTTGAAGCCCCAATCCGCACAATCGTTACCAACGCAGGGCATGAAGCTTCAGTGATCATCGAAAAAGTCCGTCAAGCTACTGGCGCAATGGGCTTTAACGCTGTAACTGAGCAAGTTGAAGACTTAGTTAAGGCTGGCGTGATTGACCCAACTAAAGTTGTGCGTAGCGCGCTACAAAATGCTGCATCAGTTTCTGGCTTAATGCTCACAACTGAAGCTGCAATTGTTGATAAGCCTAAGAAGGAAGAAGACCACGCTGCTCACGGCCATGGACATGGCGGAATGGGTGGCATGGGCGGCATGATGTAA
- a CDS encoding thioredoxin domain-containing protein: MNRLHLEKSPYLLQHQHNPVDWYPWGKEAFAKAQLENKPIFLSIGYSTCYWCHVMEKDSFEHQDLAQVLNQNFISIKVDREERPDVDRIYMDAVSAMTGHGGWPMSVFLTPDQKPFYGGTFFWKATFIKLLEKVTELWTNDRASLVESAAKLCQYLQDISQEELQKVTPNDDAFRRAFRIFERSFDPDWGGFGKAPKFPAAQSIRLLLRIYQRGNSRRSLEIAEKTLESMARGGIYDQLGGGFHRYAVDEKWQVPHFEKMLYDNALLARAYTEAYLLTNKNAYKQISRQTLHYVQTKMTSPKGGFYSAEDAGDVGLEGQTYLWKWHELEANLSAEELKLAVEVFGASCEGNFEHNQNILLLPQGVLWEKSFSPEVSQLKEKLLTLRNKREQPHLDDKILTSWNGLMINALAYAGRIFNQQDFIDSASAAAKFAAEHLITASGLKRRFREGQVDFSATIDDYVYLIYGLLELFLATNHWPWLEVAEKLYQLQDENLWDVKNGGYFYEEHSENLVIRSKEYHDGAQPSANQIAIENSYRLFQITGKLAYLKRAEELIESISGLMVASPQAGASSLIAFDFLQCGGFYIKAPQATSAEIIADLNKALGLSGVVFKTNEATADFELCAKDSCLYKGQEIKELKQLVSLRNQYQAELI, encoded by the coding sequence ATGAATCGATTACATTTAGAAAAAAGCCCATACCTATTACAACACCAACATAACCCCGTCGACTGGTATCCTTGGGGCAAGGAAGCTTTTGCTAAAGCACAACTTGAGAATAAGCCAATCTTTCTCTCCATCGGTTACTCGACCTGTTACTGGTGCCATGTCATGGAAAAAGACTCTTTCGAGCACCAAGACCTCGCCCAGGTTTTAAATCAGAATTTCATTAGCATTAAGGTCGATCGAGAAGAACGCCCTGACGTTGATCGCATCTATATGGACGCAGTTTCGGCAATGACCGGTCACGGCGGCTGGCCCATGAGCGTTTTTCTAACTCCCGATCAAAAACCGTTCTACGGCGGAACATTTTTTTGGAAAGCTACGTTTATTAAATTGCTAGAAAAAGTTACCGAGCTTTGGACGAATGACCGCGCCAGCTTAGTTGAATCCGCAGCTAAGCTCTGCCAATACTTGCAAGATATTTCTCAAGAAGAATTACAAAAAGTCACACCAAATGATGATGCTTTTCGTCGCGCCTTTAGGATTTTTGAGCGCAGTTTCGACCCCGACTGGGGCGGCTTCGGAAAAGCTCCAAAGTTTCCAGCAGCCCAAAGCATTCGCCTGCTGCTACGTATTTATCAACGCGGAAACTCTAGGCGGTCTCTGGAAATTGCTGAAAAAACACTTGAGAGCATGGCACGCGGAGGTATCTACGATCAACTTGGAGGGGGGTTTCACCGCTATGCAGTAGACGAGAAGTGGCAAGTGCCGCATTTCGAAAAAATGCTCTACGACAACGCTTTACTTGCACGCGCGTATACGGAAGCCTATTTGTTAACAAACAAGAATGCCTATAAACAAATCTCCCGCCAGACACTGCACTACGTGCAAACAAAAATGACCAGCCCGAAGGGGGGATTTTATTCCGCAGAAGATGCAGGTGATGTTGGGCTGGAAGGGCAAACATATCTCTGGAAGTGGCATGAACTTGAAGCGAACTTAAGCGCAGAGGAGTTAAAACTTGCAGTTGAGGTTTTTGGGGCCTCTTGCGAGGGGAATTTTGAGCACAATCAGAATATTTTATTATTGCCTCAAGGAGTTTTGTGGGAGAAAAGCTTTAGCCCAGAGGTCTCTCAACTAAAAGAGAAACTTTTAACACTTCGCAATAAACGCGAGCAGCCGCACTTAGATGATAAAATCCTTACAAGCTGGAATGGCTTGATGATTAATGCTCTTGCCTACGCTGGGAGAATTTTTAACCAGCAGGATTTTATCGATTCAGCTTCTGCTGCCGCAAAATTTGCCGCGGAACATTTAATTACTGCTTCAGGCTTAAAGCGACGTTTCCGCGAAGGTCAGGTAGATTTTTCTGCGACAATTGATGACTATGTCTACTTGATTTATGGCTTGCTTGAATTGTTTTTGGCGACAAATCATTGGCCGTGGCTTGAAGTCGCAGAAAAGCTCTATCAGTTACAAGATGAAAATTTGTGGGATGTAAAAAATGGTGGTTACTTTTATGAAGAGCATAGCGAAAACCTCGTGATTCGCTCGAAAGAGTATCATGATGGTGCGCAACCTTCGGCAAACCAAATAGCTATCGAAAATAGCTATCGCTTATTCCAAATCACGGGAAAGCTAGCATACTTAAAGCGTGCGGAAGAATTAATCGAGAGCATTTCCGGGTTGATGGTTGCAAGTCCACAAGCAGGCGCAAGTTCACTAATCGCCTTTGATTTTCTACAGTGCGGGGGCTTCTATATTAAGGCCCCTCAGGCGACAAGTGCTGAAATTATTGCTGACCTCAATAAAGCGCTCGGTCTGAGTGGAGTTGTCTTTAAAACCAACGAAGCGACAGCTGATTTCGAGCTTTGTGCAAAAGATAGCTGTTTGTATAAAGGTCAGGAAATTAAGGAGCTTAAGCAGTTAGTTTCACTACGCAATCAGTATCAAGCAGAGTTGATTTGA